One window of the Epinephelus moara isolate mb chromosome 24, YSFRI_EMoa_1.0, whole genome shotgun sequence genome contains the following:
- the zc3h10 gene encoding zinc finger CCCH domain-containing protein 10, whose protein sequence is MPDRDSSYLSGGGGSGGSLGEEGGPGSGLAGGSAEGRGGSGGSLGGNVSGSGSMGRGGALGNGNSCGNGGSGGQGAGLALDGVCRDFIRNVCKRGKRCRFRHPDFNEVPDLGVQKNEFIFCHDHQNKECMRSNCRFVHGSKEDEDYYKKTGELPLRLRGKVAARLGLSPMDLPHSRGEVPICRDFLKGECQRGNKCKFRHVKKDYEYEPSRVGVGGVIGPGASGIVNAGGGIGVGGGGTCGGMQGLVGGGSGSNMMGMGCPSLGGCRDPGITGVGGVGGGGMSTCLSISSTGQRRYDRSSCSVYDPLLESGLLDASSLEASMDHTALQIKRRRLEGLRLADASGGAHYELGVQATLPPRPLEYRFLEEENSLLRKRVEELKKQVSNLIATNEVLLEQNAQFRSQTKVMTLSSTPALSSTEQSLVPPVGAVSSYNHSIAQTHTTLSSAGLQPRPVTQQDLVAPTGAPSAPQTNAAPPTAPPPHLNPEITPLSAAIAQTIAQGMAPPVSMAPVAVSVAPVAVSMTQPLPGITMSHATTPMVSYPIASQSMRITNLPH, encoded by the exons ATGCCTGACCGGGACAGCTCCTACCTGTCTGGTGGCGGTGGGAGTGGAGGTAGTCTGGGTGAGGAAGGAGGACCTGGGTCTGGTTTGGCAGGGGGCTCGGCGGAGGGCAGAGGCGGCTCAGGAGGAAGTCTTGGAGGCAACGTCTCTGGCTCTGGGAGCATGGGGAGAGGAGGGGCACTCGGAAATGGCAACAGTTGCGGGAACGGTGGAAGTGGGGGGCAAGGTGCAGGACTGGCATTAGATGGTGTCTGCAGGGACTTCATACGCAATGTCTGCAAGAGAGGCAAGCGCTGCCGCTTCAGACACCCAGACTTTAATGAGGTGCCAGACTTGGGAGTGCAAAAGAATGAATTCATCTTCTGTCATGACCACCAGAACAAGGAGTGCATGCGCTCCAACTGCCGCTTTGTCCATGGATCTAAAGAGGACGAGGACTATTACAAGAAAACAGGAGAGCTCCCCCTCAGACTAAGAGGGAAAGTTGCAGCACGGCTGGGCCTGTCCCCCATGGATCTCCCCCATAGCCGTGGGGAAGTCCCCATCTGCAGAGACTTCCTGAAGGGAGAGTGCCAGAGGGGCAATAAATGTAAATTTCGCCATGTCAAAAAAGACTATGAATACGAGCCTTCCAGGGTTGGAGTGGGTGGTGTTATAGGGCCAGGTGCCAGCGGAATAGTGAATGCTGGGGGAGGGATAGGTGTTGGAGGGGGAGGTACCTGTGGGGGAATGCAAGGACTTGTGGGAGGTGGAAGTGGAAGTAATATGATGGGGATGGGTTGCCCCAGCCTGGGTGGTTGCAGAGATCCAGGTATCACAGGAGTCGGGGGTGTAGGTGGAGGTGGAATGAGCACTTGTCTGTCCATAAGTTCCACAGGGCAACGACGTTATGACAGGAGCTCATGCTCAGTGTATGACCCTTTGCTAGAAAGTGGGCTGTTAGATGCAAGCTCCCTGGAGGCCTCTATGGACCACACAGCTCTACAGATTAAGAGGCGGCGGTTGGAGGGGCTGCGCCTGGCAGATGCGAGCGGAGGTGCACACTACGAGCTGGGAGTTCAAGCCACCTTGCCACCACGTCCTTTGGAGTACAGGTTCCTGGAGGAAGAGAACTCCTTACTGAGGAAGAGAGTAGAAGAGTTGAAGAAGCAG gTTTCAAATCTCATTGCCACCAATGAGGTTCTTCTGGAGCAGAACGCCCAGTTCCGAAGTCAGACCAAGGTGATGACGCTGTCTTCCACTCCTGCATTGTCCTCCACTGAGCAGAGTCTGGTGCCCCCTGTAGGTGCAGTAAGTTCCTACAATCATAGCATCGCCCAGACTCACACCACCCTGAGCAGCGCAGGACTGCAGCCTCGGCCTGTTACGCAGCAAGACCTGGTAGCTCCGACTGGTGCCCCTTcagcgccccagactaacgctGCCCCACCGACGGCCCCTCCGCCTCACCTCAACCCTGAGATCACTCCCCTGTCAGCTGCCATTGCACAGACCATTGCGCAAGGGATGGCACCACCTGTTTCTATGGCACCAGTGGCTGTATCTGTGGCACCAGTGGCAGTGTCAATGACGCAGCCTCTGCCTGGCATCACCATGAGTCACGCCACCACCCCGATGGTGTCGTACCCCATTGCGAGTCAGAGCATGAGGATCACCAATCTGCCTCACTAA
- the LOC126385427 gene encoding dnaJ homolog subfamily B member 9-like, with product MAVQGVFHWMQACVVLLLCLSEALHAASESSRNYYDTLKVEPTATDSQIKKAFRKLAVKYHPDKNKSADAEKTFREIAEAYTVLSNKEKRRLYDSVGHKAFLKNDDSVDPDDEHETRFPFGFEDLFHDFDDSPFMEDQYFHWSFDQDEEDGPYEHYSFEEPGFSFYFGDGDENEEDLYY from the exons ATGGCGGTGCAAGGTGTTTTCCACTGGATGCAAGCCTGCGtagtgctgctgctctgcttatCTGAAGCCCTGCATGCTGCCTCGGAGTCGAGCAGAAATTACTATGATACCCTCAAAGTTGAGCCAACAGCAACTGACAGTCAGATAAAGAAGGCTTTCCGCAAACTGGCCGTGAAATACCACCCAGATAAGAACAAGAGCGCCGATGCAGAGAAGACTTTCAGAGAGATTGCTGAAG CCTACACAGTGCTCTCCAACAAGGAGAAGAGGAGGCTGTATGACAGTGTGGGCCACAAGGCTTTCCTAAAAAATGACGACTCTGTTGACCCTGATGACGAACATGAGACAAGGTTCCCCTTCGGTTTTGAGGACCTCTTCCATGACTTCGACGATAGTCCCTTTATGGAGGATCAATACTTCCACTGGAGCTTTGATCAGGATGAGGAAGATGGTCCATATGAACATTACAGTTTTGAAGAGCCTGgtttcagcttttattttggggATGGGGATGAAAATGAAGAAGACCTCTACTACTAG
- the si:dkey-28n18.9 gene encoding sorting nexin-6, translated as MMEEVNEVTSTLSVHGQNIKLAEVLKDGDTLTFLVVSQKLSGTGEYHVYRTYDDFEWLQQHLFSQEDVPGIQGVIFPPLPAKAQVNASAKVMKQLGLLGLGEWQPYCKALETFLRQIATHSILSKNKAVEIFLTSSDPPGRQRVRKNIFNWLSQAVEEKRKEGHKDVDEFFQTERDHNLLLTSCAKTAAERFLDVVQTEQKIAVACGHFSAALHLCVEQGEDPDKQAFTKSCVKLSEVFNSMKKNMAEVAENDVSTLGLGLDLESRYQEAEKDMLFRRTCKLVELETATRNAERAKPVKKAAMEEVKKAAEMEFNHICGVAKQEIARLRSARVKMLQQSLVQWCEKQLLTAKESADQINQHLQAFRGMA; from the exons ATGATG GAAGAAGTAAATGAAGTGACATCTACTCTGAGCGTTCATGGTCAAAACATCAAGCTTGCAGAGGTGTTGAAAGACGGGGACACACTTACATTCTTGGTTGTATCACAGAAG CTGTCTGGGACAGGGGAGTACCATGTGTACCGGACCTATGATGATTTTGAATGGCTGCAGCAACACCTGTTCTCCCAGGAGGATGTGCCCGGGATACAGGGAGTCATA ttccctcctcttcctgcaaAGGCTCAGGTGAATGCATCTGCCAAGGTTATGAAACAGCTTG GTCTGCTTGGTTTAGGAGAGTGGCAGCCATACTGTAAAGCACTGGAAACCTTCCTCCGGCAGATTGCCACACACAGCATACTCAGCAAAAATAAAGCTGTGGAGATCTTCCTGACTAGTTCAGAC CCTCcaggcagacagagagtgagaaaaaacattttcaactgGCTGAGTCAAGCTGtggaagagaagaggaaagaagGCCACAAG GATGTGGATGAGTTCTTTCAAACTGAACGGGATCATAACCTTCTTCTAACCAGCTGTGCCAAGACTGCAGCTGAG AGATTCCTGGATGTGGTGCAAACTGAGCAAA AAATAGCAGTGGCCTGTGGGCACTTCTCAGCGGCTCTGCATCTCTGTGTGGAACAAGGGGAGGATCCTGACAAACAGGCTTTCACTAA GTCTTGTGTGAAATTATCAGAAGTCTTTAATTCTATGAAG AAAAATATGGCAGAAGTTGCTGAGAATGATGTGAGCACTCTTGGACTAGGCTTGGACCTGGAGTCACGCTACCAGGAGGCAGAAAAG GATATGCTCTTCAGGAGAACCTGTAAGCTAGTGGAGTTAGAGACTGCCACAAGGAATGCAGAGAGGGCCAAACCTGTGAAGAAGGCTGCT atggaggaggtgaagaaAGCAGCAGAGATGGAGTTTAATCACATTTGTGGAGTGGCTAAACAGGAG attGCACGGCTGAGGAGTGCGCGTGTGAAGATGTTGCAGCAGTCTCTGGTCCAGTGGTGTGAAAAGCAGCTGCTTACAGCCAAAGAAAGTGCTGACCAGATCAACCAGCACCTGCAAGCCTTTAGAGGGATGGCCTAG